In Granulicella mallensis MP5ACTX8, the sequence CCCCCCACTGATGATCTGCGAAGCGTTCTCGGCTACGCGCCTTTGTGCGTAGCCGACCATGACGCCTGCGATGTTGATGACGTTGATGCTCGGCTATCACGTCCTCGACCTCCCTGGTCTTCTACACAAGATTCGCTAACTGCTTGCGATACGAAGGAGGAAGTATGGACGACCCGGTTCCAAGTGAGCCTCCGCCTAGCCGGAGGCCTGCAGTCATCCCTCTCTGAGCACGACATCGCATGATGCTCTCTGCTCGCAGCAAGGGATCGCTGCCCCTGCGCGAGCTTCTTGAACAAGCTCCGTAACAACTGAGTGTTTGCGTAACAGACAAACGCAAGCGAAAGACTCACTGGCGAACCGGATGGCGGTTCCGCCCAGAACACTCGACGTGTGCCAAAAACGTCGCGGAGATACCCTCATGTCGATTTTCAGCAAGCTGCTCGCCGTCCTCAGGGGAGCACAGAGCTTCCCACAACCTTTCCGCCGCACGGTCTCGATTTTCTTTCTACTCTCCTGTGTCGTTGCGCCAACGTTTCTGATTGCTCAAACGGGTGGGCGCATCGCTGGTGCTGTAAAAGATGCTACCGGCGCTGTGATTCCGAACTGCCAGGTTGTTCTGGCCAACCCGGCTAATGGAGTGAAGCAGAACGCGGTGACTGGCAACGATGGGTTGTTTACCTTTGCCGCCGTTCCCGTCGGTCAGTATGAACTTGATGTGACCGCCGATGGTTTCAATCCCTATCGACAGACAGCCAATCTGAAGATCGATGTGAACACCGCACTGACCGTCGATGTCGTGCTCCAGGTTGCAGACGCAAGCCAGACAATCAACGTCATCGAGAACACCGCTGAGGTTCATACCACCGATACGCAGATCGGACAGACGATCGAGCGCAAGCAGGTGGTCGATATTCCACTCAATGGCCGCAGTTATACCGACCTGCTTGCAGTGCAGGCGGGCGTCGTACCCATTACGACCAGCGGCGCCGGCAACAGCACTTCGGGCGGAGGTTTTGGCACGGTCTCCGCTGCGGGTGAAACCAACACCGGTCAGTTCTCCATCAACGGACAACGCGAGTCAGATAACGCCTACTACCTGAACGGCGCGAGTGTGCAGGAGTCTATCGGCCAGCAGGCGGGTATCATCCCGAATCTCGATTCGATTGCTGAGTTCCGCATTCTTTCAAGTAACGTCGATGCCGAGTATGGCAGCTTTACCGGCGGCATCATCAACGTCGTCACAAAGTCCGGCACAAACGCGCTTCATGGCAATCTCTTCGAGTTCTTCCGCAACACGCATCTGGACGCACGCAACTACTTTTCTCCGGAGCGCGCTGCCTTCCATCAGAATCAGTATGGTGGCACTATCGGTGGGCCGATTCGCAAGGACAAGATCTTCTTCTTCGGCGATTACCAGGGGCAACGTCAGGTCCAGGGCATCGAGACCGGCCTTGTCAGCGTTCCGTCTCTGGCAAACCGCTCCGGCAACTTCGGTTCGTCTTCTGCTTTTACTGGAATCGTTAACGGACCTTACCTTGCGCAGGTTCTGAGCCAGCGTCTCGGCCATCAGGTTACGCAGGGAGAGCCTTTTTCAAAGGTGTTTCCCAACGGGATCATTCCCCAGAGCGCATGGGGAGCCGCACCAACAAAGATGCTGCAATACATTCCAGCGCCGAATGTTGGGACAGCCACGTTCTCAAGCGGGGCGTACAACAACACGATTAATGACAATAAGTTCGGCGGCAGGCTCGACTTCAACTCCAATCGTTTCGGAACCTCTTCGATCTACTACTTCAATGACAATTACAACCTCGATAACCCCTATCCCAGCGCGCTCGGAGGGGCCACCTTGCCCGCTAACGGGTTTGCCTATGATGCGACTTCTATGGGCTCGGATCAGACGGTTATCTTCAGCAATATCCGCACCTTCGGTTTGAATACCGTCAATGAGGCGCGCTTCGGCATCACTCGTTTGGACAACCACCTTGGGACACCCAAAGGAGGAGTCGGAGTTACGCTCGCGGACCAGGGCATTCAGGCAGGCGGTGAGGGCATCGTTCAGGGATTCCCAAAACAGGCAGGTGTCGAAGAGTTGATCTTCAACAACTTTTCTGTGGGCACGAATCCGTTCTCGCTTGCACAGGTCAACACGACTTACGATTTAGCAGACAGCCTTTCGCATACCGTCGGCAAACATACCATCAAGGCTGGGGGGCGCTACATCTGGTACAAGGTGAAGCAGAACCCTAACCTAATCGCGAACGGCCAATACCTGTTCGGCGCGGGCGGAACACAGACTACAGGCAATGCCTTTGCGGATTTCCTGCTGGGCACGCCCGATCAATACTCGCAGCAATCTTCGCCGATCTTTTACGAGAGTGCCGCCGATGGCGATCTGTTTGCCCAGGACAGCTTTCGCATCCGTCCGAATCTCACGATCAACTACGGCCTGCGCTGGGACTACGTAACTCCCTGGGCTGAGAAATATCACCAGACGACGACCTTCGTAGCCGGTGTACAGTCCGAGACATTTCCAGGGGCACCCCTGGGATACCTCGTACCGGGAGATCCGCTTCCAGATGGAGGCACGATCCCCAACGCAATCGCACCTACATCCAAGGACAATTTCTCGCCGCGCTTTGGACTCGCGTACGCCCCGGCATTCTCCGATGGCCTGCTCGGGAAACTGACCGGCGGCCCAGGCAAGACCAGCATCCGGCTCGGCGGCGGACGTTTCTTTAGCTCGCCCCAGGGGCTCACCGTTGCCTATCCGACCGGCAATCCGCCGTATGGTCTCACCTATATCAGCCAGGAACCTCCGGTCATGGAGACGCCCTTCGTTGGAGCTCTCACGGGCACACAATACATCCAGCAGTTTCCTGTGCATGTGCCGCCCCACACTGTTTCGCGTCAAGACCCGGATAACAACGTCGATTGGAACCTCTATACCCCTATCAGCGGAGCAGGAAGTGTGTACTACAAGAACAAGACCAGCTACTCGATGCAGTACACGCTCTCGATCGACCGCCAGATTGGCGCCAACGCCCTGTTCAGCATCGCCTATGTCGGTTCGCTGGGAAGGCATCTGCTCACCGTTCGAGGAGCCAACCCCGGTAACCCCGCGCTCTGTCTCAGCCTGAGTCAACCCTCGGAGGTAGCCTCAGGCTCGACGCCCTGTGGGCCCTTCGGTGAGAACGGTGTCTATACAAGGTCCGATGGTGCGGTCGTCAACGGAACGCGTGGTCCCTTTCCCAATACGATTGGGACCGATGCCTACTACCAGAACATGGGCAACTCGCACTACAACGGCCTGGAAGCGACCTTTAAGCGTACGGTCGGACCGCTATCCATGCTTGCCAGCTATACCTATTCCAAGTCCTACGACCAAAGTTCCAGCATCCAGGAGCAGGTCGATCCTTTCAACTATCATCGGCTGGATGGAATTTCGGCATTCGATCTGAAGCATAACTTCGTCGTTAGTTATAACTACGATCTACCCATCGCTCGGCTGTGGCGTCCGAACCGGCTCACCAGCGGCTGGGCCCTCTCCGGCATCACTCGTTTCTCAACAGGTGTGCCGGTGACATTTGCCACCACCAGCGACAACTATCTGGTATTTGTGCAGGACAACGGCGTGAACAATATCAGCCTCGACATGCCGAATTATGATGGCACCGGATACAAGATCAACCGCAACCCACGCAATGGCAAGCCGTATTTTAATCATCTTGCCTTCACCCCTAATGCTCTCGGAACACCGGGTAACTCCAAACGCCGAGATTTCTACGGACCGGGCATTGATAACTACGATATGGCGCTGCACAAGGTAACGAACTTCTCGGGAACTCGTGCGCTGGAGCTTCGCCTGGAGATGTTCAATGTCTTCAATCACGCGCAGTTCTATGGAGGCAACTCAGTCGACGGAAATATTGGCGACCAAGGTGGCACCTTCGGGTATGTGACGAAGGCGGCTGATCCTCGTATCGGTCAGATCGCGGCAAAGTTTCAGTTTTAGCGGGAATGAGGGAGGCTTCATCGCCTCCCTCATTCTTCAAAGCCACCAGAACGGAGAAAGACATGATCGGAATCAGCACACTCCACTTTGCCATCCGCTTGTTGCTTGCGATTGCAATGGGCGCGACGGTTGGACTGGAACGTCAATGGCGGCAGCGCATGGCGGGTACTCGTACCAATGCTCTTGTCGCCGCAGGCGCCGCGGCGTTTGTCATGTGTGGCCTTTTGCTCGACAACGACCCCTCGGCTCGGGGGCGCATTGTTTCGTATGTTGTCTCAGGTGTCGGATTTCTAGGTGCAGGCGTTATCTTCAAGGATGGTGCGAACGTGCGCGGCCTCAACACCGCAGCGACAATCTGGTGTTCCGCCGCAATTGGAGCACTGACGGGCCTCGGCTCACTGAATCTCGCCCTTGTTCTGGCGGCTGCAGTTTTGCTCACCAATATGGTGCTCCGCCCGTTGGCCTATCTTCTTCATCCCGTTCTTCCTGATGCCTCTCCCGTCGAGACGCTCTATGAGATTCGCCTTACCTGCGGTCTTTCTGTTGCCGTGCATATCCGCTCCTTGTTGCTTACTACGATCAGCCGATTGCCGGTGGTCCTTCAGTCCATCCACGGTGAGCAGGATGAGCAGACGGATGAGACACATATCCGGGCCGAGGTGATGACTGCGGGGAGAAACAACGAGGCCTTGGAGCAGGTAGTCGTTCGGCTGTCGATTGAAGACGCGGTCTCGAATCTGAGCTGGTCTATCGTTCAATCTTCAATGGAATAGGCGTGTGGATCATTGCTGAATCATTTGGTCAGCGACTCCGAGGCCACGAGCGCGTTGGTCCTAAAAGTGTCGAGATGCTGATTCACTGCGTCCACTCCTTTCTGGATCTCCTCTGAGGTCGCAAAGGCGCCGAGGAAGCTGTTGCGCGCAAGAGTGGCAATGTCCTCTACGGACAGGCTCATAGCCCTCCAGCACGCGAGCAGGTTCTCATTGACGTAGCCGCCGAAGTACGGCGGATCATCGGAGTGAACACTCACTCGCAGTCCACGATCCAGCATTTTCTTGAGCGGATGCAACTCTAGAGATGGAACACCCTTCAGACGGAGGTTGGAGAGCGGACAAACCGTAAGGGGTATCAGCTCCGCGGCGAGTCGCTCCATCAGTTCTTCATCGCGATGTGCGGTGACACCATGATCGATCCTGTCGATGGGCAGCATGTCCAGAGCCTCGCGGATATATGCGGGCGGTCCTTCTTCGCCTGCATGAACTGTGGTTTTGTAACCCAATGCTTTGGCCTTAAGGTAGAACGGCCTGAATCGACCTGGAGGATAGCCCACTTCCGGACCGCCCATGCCGATACCGGCGACTTTTTCAGCCCACGGCGCGATAGCGTCGAGTACCTCCATAGCCTCCTCGACGGGTCTGTGGCGGTGAACGCTGACGATATACCCGGCTCTGATGCCGGTAGCGGAGTGCGCGTCATCGATAGCGCCAAGCACACCGCGCATGATGTCCTCGAGCGGCACGCCTCGCGCAGTGAAGCTCTGCGGACCGAGAAAAATCTCTGCGCGCCAGACACTCTGCTCACTTGCCTTCGCCAGGTAAGCGGCAGTCACGTCATAGAAATCCTGCTCCGTCACGAGAACCCGGCAACCCTCGAAGTAGAGCGCTAGAAAGTCTTCGAGGTTGGCAAATTCGTATGCAGCGCGGAGTGTCTCTACAGAAGGCCAACGCAGCGAGATGTTGTTACGTTCAGCCAAAGAGAACAGCATCTCCGGTTCGAGAGAACCTTCGAGGTGCATGTGGAGTTCTGCTTTCGGCAACGTTAGGATGAACTGTTCGATGCTAATTCCTGCCTCCCTCAATTCCATTCCGGAATCTATACAAGCTCGTGATATGCCAGCAGCGAAGGGCTGGAACAAGAGGTGAATCTCTTGTTCCAGCGTATGGCTATTGGCTTAGAGCTTTGCCGGTACTTCCCATTCGGCAAAGACGAAATCGGCGATTGGTTTACGAGTGCGTGGCGCGAGCTCGCGTTGCTTGAGTCCTTCCGGCAGGGCGTCGGGATCGCCGAGATAGCCAATGGCCCAGCAGGCGCCGATCTCGAAGTCTGCGGGAATGTTGAAGTGAGCGCGGGCCTTCTCCTGGCTGAAGCCGCCAAGGCCGTGAGCGTGCAGGCCGAGCGCGGTGGCCTGGAGCGTCAGATAGGCGGAGGCAGCGCCGGTATCGTGCAGTGCGAAACGGTTTGGCTGGCCGCTGAAAGGGCCCGGCGAGAAGGTAGACTTGTCGACCGAGAGCAGGAGAACGGGCGCGTGCCTGGCCCAGGCCTGATTGGCCTCGACCATGGAGTCAAGGATCTTAGCGAAAGTCGCGTCGCCGTTGCGTCCGAAGAGAAAGCGCCAGGGCTGCTCGTTGGCGGAGGATGCGGCCCAGGAGGCAGCGGTGAAGATCTTGTGCAGATCTTCTGTAGAGACTGGCTGATCGCTGAAGGCCCGTGGGGACCAGCGGCTGGCGATGGGGTCGAGGATGCCGGCGGAGGCAGGGGCGTATTTGATTTGTTCGAGGTCGGGCATGGGTTCTCCTTTGTTTATTTTATTTGCCTGAGATGGAATTCAAAGAAGCACAAACCCGCTACAAAAAGTAAAAGCCCCTCGCGAAAGGGGCTGTAAACCTTGAGTATTTGAATGGTGGAGGCGGCGGGAGTCGAACCCGCGTCCGAAACTACAGTCAACAGAGAGCTTTCATGCTTTTTCCGGTTCACGTTTGTCTCGTGGCGGACGCTTGGAACGGACGAAGACGCGTCAACCACCAGCCTGATTGGTCTCGCCCTTGGCGTCCAGACGGAACTCCTTGGGCCAGCCTACTGTGCGACGATCGGTACAAGCCCGTAGGCGAAGCCTGAGCGATCGGCTACTTAGTTAATTAAGCAGCAAGCGCGAATTGAGGTTCGGCACTTATAGTTTTGTGAGCGATTACGGGTGTCCACACCCCGGCATGCCTCTCTGCCGCTAGCAATCCCGTCGAAGCC encodes:
- a CDS encoding MgtC/SapB family protein gives rise to the protein MIGISTLHFAIRLLLAIAMGATVGLERQWRQRMAGTRTNALVAAGAAAFVMCGLLLDNDPSARGRIVSYVVSGVGFLGAGVIFKDGANVRGLNTAATIWCSAAIGALTGLGSLNLALVLAAAVLLTNMVLRPLAYLLHPVLPDASPVETLYEIRLTCGLSVAVHIRSLLLTTISRLPVVLQSIHGEQDEQTDETHIRAEVMTAGRNNEALEQVVVRLSIEDAVSNLSWSIVQSSME
- a CDS encoding carboxypeptidase regulatory-like domain-containing protein; the protein is MSIFSKLLAVLRGAQSFPQPFRRTVSIFFLLSCVVAPTFLIAQTGGRIAGAVKDATGAVIPNCQVVLANPANGVKQNAVTGNDGLFTFAAVPVGQYELDVTADGFNPYRQTANLKIDVNTALTVDVVLQVADASQTINVIENTAEVHTTDTQIGQTIERKQVVDIPLNGRSYTDLLAVQAGVVPITTSGAGNSTSGGGFGTVSAAGETNTGQFSINGQRESDNAYYLNGASVQESIGQQAGIIPNLDSIAEFRILSSNVDAEYGSFTGGIINVVTKSGTNALHGNLFEFFRNTHLDARNYFSPERAAFHQNQYGGTIGGPIRKDKIFFFGDYQGQRQVQGIETGLVSVPSLANRSGNFGSSSAFTGIVNGPYLAQVLSQRLGHQVTQGEPFSKVFPNGIIPQSAWGAAPTKMLQYIPAPNVGTATFSSGAYNNTINDNKFGGRLDFNSNRFGTSSIYYFNDNYNLDNPYPSALGGATLPANGFAYDATSMGSDQTVIFSNIRTFGLNTVNEARFGITRLDNHLGTPKGGVGVTLADQGIQAGGEGIVQGFPKQAGVEELIFNNFSVGTNPFSLAQVNTTYDLADSLSHTVGKHTIKAGGRYIWYKVKQNPNLIANGQYLFGAGGTQTTGNAFADFLLGTPDQYSQQSSPIFYESAADGDLFAQDSFRIRPNLTINYGLRWDYVTPWAEKYHQTTTFVAGVQSETFPGAPLGYLVPGDPLPDGGTIPNAIAPTSKDNFSPRFGLAYAPAFSDGLLGKLTGGPGKTSIRLGGGRFFSSPQGLTVAYPTGNPPYGLTYISQEPPVMETPFVGALTGTQYIQQFPVHVPPHTVSRQDPDNNVDWNLYTPISGAGSVYYKNKTSYSMQYTLSIDRQIGANALFSIAYVGSLGRHLLTVRGANPGNPALCLSLSQPSEVASGSTPCGPFGENGVYTRSDGAVVNGTRGPFPNTIGTDAYYQNMGNSHYNGLEATFKRTVGPLSMLASYTYSKSYDQSSSIQEQVDPFNYHRLDGISAFDLKHNFVVSYNYDLPIARLWRPNRLTSGWALSGITRFSTGVPVTFATTSDNYLVFVQDNGVNNISLDMPNYDGTGYKINRNPRNGKPYFNHLAFTPNALGTPGNSKRRDFYGPGIDNYDMALHKVTNFSGTRALELRLEMFNVFNHAQFYGGNSVDGNIGDQGGTFGYVTKAADPRIGQIAAKFQF
- a CDS encoding nitroreductase family protein, which translates into the protein MPDLEQIKYAPASAGILDPIASRWSPRAFSDQPVSTEDLHKIFTAASWAASSANEQPWRFLFGRNGDATFAKILDSMVEANQAWARHAPVLLLSVDKSTFSPGPFSGQPNRFALHDTGAASAYLTLQATALGLHAHGLGGFSQEKARAHFNIPADFEIGACWAIGYLGDPDALPEGLKQRELAPRTRKPIADFVFAEWEVPAKL
- a CDS encoding adenosine deaminase; this translates as MELREAGISIEQFILTLPKAELHMHLEGSLEPEMLFSLAERNNISLRWPSVETLRAAYEFANLEDFLALYFEGCRVLVTEQDFYDVTAAYLAKASEQSVWRAEIFLGPQSFTARGVPLEDIMRGVLGAIDDAHSATGIRAGYIVSVHRHRPVEEAMEVLDAIAPWAEKVAGIGMGGPEVGYPPGRFRPFYLKAKALGYKTTVHAGEEGPPAYIREALDMLPIDRIDHGVTAHRDEELMERLAAELIPLTVCPLSNLRLKGVPSLELHPLKKMLDRGLRVSVHSDDPPYFGGYVNENLLACWRAMSLSVEDIATLARNSFLGAFATSEEIQKGVDAVNQHLDTFRTNALVASESLTK